GCGTTGTTCGTGGACGAGGTCGGACTGCTATTGCCCTCCGGATATTTCCCCGAAACCACGCACGGATGCATGGGGAACAGGGTCGTCCACGACGTGGTCGTCAGTGTTGGTGCGTGGAGGGCAACCTTCTCGTTTTTTGACTGCTCGCTGGCATTTTGGGATTTTTTGGAATCACTGCTCTTCTTCTTTTTACTGCCGCTGGCTCCGTTCTTCAGCTGCTGGCCATTGGCGGAGGACTCCTTCTTCACGGGCGGCGGGTCGTCCATGAGGGCATCCTCATCCAGATCGTCCAGATCCTCACCAGCCGCCTTCTTGATCAGTCGCTCGCGTTCCTCTTTGGCTTTGTTGTCCAGATCCGTGTTGATCTTCTTCACCCGCATCTTCTCCTCCCACTCATCGATGCCATGGCGACACCGATTGAGGTTTCGGTGCTGGTAGAATATCAGGGTCATCCGCGTGGGATGATGACGGTCTGGCCTTCGCACCGCCGTCGTGGCGTGCATCTCGTGTTTGGCACACTCGATCAGGACACTTCCGTGATTCAGGGCAATGGCCACACCGCCCATTTGGGGATCCTGGAAGGCCTCGATGTTCTCATTGATCTCCGCCACCTCGCCAATGGGTTCGATCTTGCTGGTATTCGTGCTTCCCGGCGAGGCAGCAGGCGGTGCCGTGGAGGCTGCACTGGCCCCACCCGTGGGTGTTTGGTTTCCTGCGGGATTGCCTGAGCCGGCATCGTTGCTAGAGGATTCGCCAGTGGGCGTGGGTGTGGCTACTGTATCGGAGGTGGTTTGGCCATTACTCAGGTCGGGTAATATCGTTTGCGGCGcttcctgttgctgctgctgcacctgcTGCACCTGTTGcacttgctgttgctgcagcacctgctgctgctgatgcagtGGTCCTGGCATAGGAACAATGGGCTTCTGAAGGCCCACGCCCGCCGGAGCCACTGCACCATGGGTGGCTATCAGGGAACCGGCTCCCGCTGCAGGATTGGCACTACCATATCCAGAATTCACAGACCCCGTTTGATGGTGACCATACATATTCCAATTGGCCGAGGGTGGAGGAGGCGTCGGCGGCGGCGTCTGCTGGGGATACATCCCGTAGGGTGAGTAGGCCTGGTGATACCCATAGTTGTAGTTCATATTCTGATAGGCATCGTAGGCGGAGTATGCCGAGtgcggtggcggcggtggaggcGGGTACATCTGGTAGTTGTTCGGATACTGAGCCGTATACTGGGCCGTATAGTCGCTGGGCGGTGGCTTCGGCTTCACGAATCCCTCCTGCGGATGATGATGCGAGGTGGTGAGCGGTGCGAGGTTCGTCATCGGTTGCATGGCCGTCAGGGCGGTTAACTTGGTCTCCGCGAGATTgtgatggtgatgatgatggttCACCAGGGTGGTTGAGTCCGGGTTCTCCTCGCCGCTGATCAGCCGGCTCTTGAGGTCACCGGgagctcctcctccgcccACCGCGGGCAGGCCACCGGGTAGGGATCCTCCCGCTAGGGCTCCCTGTTGCTGTTGggtttgctgatgctgctgttgCACCTCCGTGTTCACTCCACCGGGATTGGCTAGATTCGAGGCGGGATTACTGACCAGGGTTTGATAGCTTCCCGGTCCGTAGCCATTGCTCGTCTCCAGTTGGGTAGGAGTGGACGAAGGAGGTGCTGTGGCGGGAAGTGCTCCTGTCGCTCCTGCACCAGTGGTGGTTCCACCAGGCACCGAAGTCGCCGGTGGAACGCCCAGTTGTGGCTGAGCCGTGGGCGTGGTGGGTGTCAGTGGTGGCACTCCGGCCACCGCCGCTCCTCCAGGACCTCCTGCTGCGCCGCCTCCTGGTCCGCCCACCTGCGCCTGCATACCCATCGCAGCGTGGGGCGTTGGCCATTGGCCATAGTAGTTTCTGGAGTCTATGTAGGAGCCCGTCTGGTAGTCATAGGAGTACGGGGAATCCAGGACAGTGCTTGAGATCTGGTTGGACTGCAGTTGGGCATCCGTGAACGTGTCGATCATGGTGGCCATGTTCATCAGACTGGAGTTGGAGCTCATCAGTTGACCGGGCTGATTGCCCGTGCCCGCGGCTTGGCCTCCATTGCTCTGGGGATTGGCATTGGAGCCATGGACCGGTGGTGTGCTGAAAGCACTGCCCGCCGGACTGGGATTGTTCGTCACGGGAGTCTGACACCTGGGCGAGGGCGTCGACGGGGGCGCTGACCCCGGCGTGGAAGCACTGGAGTTATTGGACTGGTTGGATTTTCCCTTGCCCTTTGACTTGCCACTCGCTCCGTTGGCGGccactcctcctcctccgccgctgcCGTTTTCCTTCTTGATGTGGGCCGTACCCATGGCTGGCGGACTACTCTGCTGGTTGTTGGCCTGCGTCTGGGACTGGGCGCCATTGCTGGAGCTGCTCTGGCTATTGGCATCCCCGACCGCATCCTGGTCTCCGTCCGGGGGCACCGCATCGTCGCCATCCTTTCGCTTCTTGCCATGCCTTCTGCAGGGTATCAACGGTGTCGATCGCACGCGTACTTCGCAGGGGAATCTAAGGAATTGGGTTGATAAATTGGGGGAATATATTAGCAAAGTTCGGGAATACATACACTCGGAACCAAAATCGAGGTTCAATTGGGGAACTCGTTAAAAAACATATGATAgtaaaacaatttgaaaatggaaaatatagtTAAAGCAAACATTTGTCATATTTATTCTAGTTTCTGATCTTATTCCTTTTTAGGCTGTACGTTGACTCTCtgcattttaaatagatttttaaatgtaaaaaatgttttttttacgATTTCCCTATTTTAGGGTCGATTTCCCTTCCAAGTGCCTGGGAGCTGCTGCTCAAAACTCAACGGTACACTCACTTGTCCAGCATTTGCACCGCCCCGGTGCGGTGCTTGTCCCTCTGACCCTCGACGCTCTCGAACTCGTCCGTGCCGTCCATCGTGTAGAGCGGCAGGACGTGGAACTGCTCGTCGTCTGGGAGGCGGGTGTCGCGATTTCCGGGCTTCAGCAGCGCCACATGGACCGTGCAGCCATCCTGCATATTGTGCAGATCCCTGTGCGAGTGGGCGCAAAAGTCCAGGCAGGCGGTGACTCCGGAGAAGGGTTTGCCCGGCTCCAGACCCAAGCGACAATCGCTGGCCTCGTGCTCGTACTTCGTCTGGTTGTCGTAGGAGCGCGGACACACCTGCTTGAAGACCGGCGCCAACAGGGTGGCGATGAGGTTCATGTGATCCTCGATGGCCGCCTCCTCGCTCTTCACCGACAACCGGAACTTCCTCACCGTCTTGGAGCGGGCGTACTTGCAGCCATTGTAGTACATCGACCAGGAGCAGCCGAAGGAGTACGAGGCACCCGACGATTCCGGATCGAGTCctgaaaaatattgtaatataCATTCGATATAAATATTACggataaaacaataaatgaattttttgtAAGCTGTTGGTGGCCGAAGTCCATTCTTAGTGGAAATGTATATATACCTTGACAGGCACAAGTGCGATTCTCATTGGTGGCACATCTTCGCGTCGTGGGCAGACCGTACTTGTTGAGTTTCGGGATCAGATTCTTGTAGGCATTATCTGCCTCCAGACGAGGCATTCCGTCCCAGGCCACCATGCAGACTACAATATAGGCAGCTATGCATCTGGAAATAGTATGTTAAGAGAGTTATAAAACCATGatagaaattaaaaagtaactTTAAAACCTCACCTGTGACCTGGTCGTTTCTTGACCACCACCAGAATCTTCTCTTCGAGATCAGCTCTTCGGATTACCCACTTGGCCACCGGACATCCCTGCGAGGTCTTGCCCTCCTTGCCCGTGTAGACAATCTTCTCGATCCTCAACTGGCGACCCGTGAGATTGCAACGCTCCTCGAATTCTCTTCGCAAGTCCATGAGGGAAGAAGCCGTGCctgaaaatgcaatttattataattagaaGATTTATAATTAGAGGATTTAATATATGTACTTCCTCATTCATAATTTTAAACcacatttaatataataaatttgagATTTTTTGATAAGGATGACTCACCTAGATGCGTGTAGTAAGTACCCGGTTCCGGCGGATTCTTGTCGGACTGGAAGCACTCGCACTCGGGGATCTCTGTCTTGTTGCCCTTCTCCAAACGATCCGTGGTGTCGAACATGGGATTGATCTTCTCGTGCTTGACCACAATCTCTGGGATTTCATCCGGTTTCTGCTTTCCCTTGGCCTTGCCCACTCCCACCAGGGGTTTGAGGCCATTGCCATGGGAGTCGATCAGCTCATCCTCGTCGATGAGTTCCTCCTTGGGCTGAATGCCCAATCCCAGGCACGTTCCGTCCTTTAAGTGCTCGGCGGTGGGAGGACGAGTGCCTCCCTGTCGGCAGCAGGAGAAGCCATTGTTCAAGGGCTTTCCCTCACCACCCAGATAGGCGTATCCGCCGCCGTGCCCCAGCATTCCCATGTCCTCGATCTTGGGCTCCAGCATCCCGTGGTGACTCAAATGTGGTGGAGCTCCGTGTCCCAAGGCATAGCGGTGCGGCGGAATGGGATATGCGGGTATATCCTTCTCGTAGTTCGTGGGCAGTGGTATGATGCTGTTGGTGTCCGGCTTGCGGTCCAGTTCCATCAAACTCTGACCATGTCCGTGGATCTGATTGGCTGGGGGCTTCCCCCTTCCCCCATAGGTGGAGTGCTGATAGCCGGGGACAAAGTTCTGCTGGAAATTCTGCTGAAAACTACTGGCTCCGGCGCCGTAATAGGCGGAATTGTGATGATAGCCGGCGTAATCCTGCTGCCCGTGACCATGATGCTGCTGCACCGGCTGTCCCTGACCATCGTTTTGGCAGAAGTCCGCATACTGAATGAAGTTCTGGTAGTTCCGCTCGTAGCCCTCCATTTTGTTGGGCTGCGGAGGTCCCAGCAGGCCCGGCTCAGTTTTTATGTACTGCGAGTGGTAGTCCTGACCAGGTGGCCCTCCGGGACCGGCATGTGGATGCGGGGGATAGTGGGCACCCAGCGGTTTGAGACTACCGCCTCCTGGATCCGTGGAGTTTCGATCGCGATCGATCTCCGCCGCTGCCTCCgcggccgccgctgctgccgcggCTGCTCTGCTGGCTTTGCTGCGACTCCTGGACTTCTTGGGCTGAGCGGTTGGAACTGGaggatgttgttgttgctgttgttgtggtggCACCACCACCGGTGGCTCCACCGAGTGGCTGATGGTCGTGTGCTGTCCTGGCTGGTGttgctgcaactgcagctgcaATTGGGCATCTTGACccactgctgctcctcctacTCCTGGGTAGCCACTAACCACGCTGGGCTTCTTGAACGAGTTGGCATGGTGTGGCTTCCAGATGTGATCGCCACCACCTCCGATCGGCTCGGCGGCCACTGACCCACCAAccgcctgctgttgctgctgctgttgttgttgtacctGCTGTTgcacttgctgctgctgttgctgctgcacttgttgctgctgcaggttGGGCAATGggtgggtgggcgtggcactgctCGGTCCGTTGGCGCTCAGCGCCGCTTCGGGCCGGAGATGGTGGCTATACGATAAAAAATGACCggtctgctgttgctgctgctgcaccgccgactgctgctgctgttgcacctgctgctgctgcccaggctgctgttgctgctgcaggtcCGGCGGCGGATCCTTGGGATCGCTCTTGCGCATGATCATCGACTTGATGCGGGTGTTGAGATGGAGTCTCTCACCCTGGGGATAACCGTCTGCACCCAAagattgctgctgctgttgctgctgctgctgccaatTCCAATCCTGCATGGGTGGCGAGGCaaggtgttgctgttgctgctgctgctgctggggtgCCACATAGGGCTGCAGCCCATTGCCCGTG
This window of the Drosophila biarmipes strain raj3 chromosome 3L, RU_DBia_V1.1, whole genome shotgun sequence genome carries:
- the LOC108034792 gene encoding DNA N6-methyl adenine demethylase isoform X2 is translated as MASSILAQSSTGSTVDSSTLGSTAAAAATSVEATVSSLHNTHLNQLSSLSQHYTTPYHHPHSHHHYQQHHYPQQQHLQQQQQQQQQQQQQHQQQQQQQQQQQQHWDYYARQQQQHQQQQQQQQQPAAATSSTNGNSSSSSSNGNSNSNTDGSNTTVPAPLGSSNSSSNHANVATGGSSNTGQRHGDANANALSAASAAVGNPGNPQNSTANSNSNSNSNSNGSYTRPWEMESKDNGPQQPQAQPHHLQLKSGFEPFSKLPSFQSQFHGFNEQLLPDGTPMPVPVGAGIGVPPAAAAGSVPPVPGSQVVPGSAMSSLQTVAMSPASISVSSPGMMSVGSPLTQLSSLQTSITPPSAGSFPAPPPPNAFAHHHALNPHHHHRGGGTAVTGYPTPYAELPLYPGFTPLGVKKEPSSGASDFEMLLKKEDFDLSHSGGGAGGLIHHPLQHGQPVHPIPMGMHTPTSYDGNNSNNSYPQATAGSGSGSHTPHTTSQQQQQQHQPTPTTTTPVKVEKLLQSPIARLEARKKERRKQRPNSLESSAESEASGMDVDPSNPGQVDAVSSTANFKSPLSALGMGDSNDANASGCDKQDYGRRHHLPPPTLPRPTNTITPATHNHHPHHNHNHNHSNDNNSSSCSLFQSKKKRKRCGECVGCQRKDNCGECAPCRNDKSHQICKQRRCEKLTEKKIVFGADGQPVRTDSKRGRGKGKSSASGNGSVNATGIAAGNGTPTTGSRPRKNSTKANKLNAAAASATSPRLSPVPAATLLPQQSPNTTTATGNLQQQQQQQQQFQQHQQLLSQQQLLSQQQQQYQQPQQQQQHFQQQQHLQQQQQHAQQQHLPQQQHQITAQIQTMKDQPQQPMAPMAFYPTWQADPSQGWQNQFIQQIPQNTPAITSLNSLDFQTQSYAYPSNGYVQSGLGFDPNYGRSPYAAPVQRYDFQSQQLSTAPSAINQVGLQSVAGFAPSYAGQVSAAPVPPSQQQQQQQQQQQQQQQHLGADLNKTMSSGNDTPGYPRVSSVPPRSLNCNGYSGDYSGSQATNSNNNNNSNTSSNPSNTSNSNPTNASTVVSGGTTTPAPPPTAVAQPASSPMQPPIQAVPQSPTRSNMLQQQQHQSPTGNGLQPYVAPQQQQQQQQHLASPPMQDWNWQQQQQQQQQSLGADGYPQGERLHLNTRIKSMIMRKSDPKDPPPDLQQQQQPGQQQQVQQQQQSAVQQQQQQTGHFLSYSHHLRPEAALSANGPSSATPTHPLPNLQQQQVQQQQQQQVQQQVQQQQQQQQQAVGGSVAAEPIGGGGDHIWKPHHANSFKKPSVVSGYPGVGGAAVGQDAQLQLQLQQHQPGQHTTISHSVEPPVVVPPQQQQQQHPPVPTAQPKKSRSRSKASRAAAAAAAAAEAAAEIDRDRNSTDPGGGSLKPLGAHYPPHPHAGPGGPPGQDYHSQYIKTEPGLLGPPQPNKMEGYERNYQNFIQYADFCQNDGQGQPVQQHHGHGQQDYAGYHHNSAYYGAGASSFQQNFQQNFVPGYQHSTYGGRGKPPANQIHGHGQSLMELDRKPDTNSIIPLPTNYEKDIPAYPIPPHRYALGHGAPPHLSHHGMLEPKIEDMGMLGHGGGYAYLGGEGKPLNNGFSCCRQGGTRPPTAEHLKDGTCLGLGIQPKEELIDEDELIDSHGNGLKPLVGVGKAKGKQKPDEIPEIVVKHEKINPMFDTTDRLEKGNKTEIPECECFQSDKNPPEPGTYYTHLGTASSLMDLRREFEERCNLTGRQLRIEKIVYTGKEGKTSQGCPVAKWVIRRADLEEKILVVVKKRPGHRCIAAYIVVCMVAWDGMPRLEADNAYKNLIPKLNKYGLPTTRRCATNENRTCACQGLDPESSGASYSFGCSWSMYYNGCKYARSKTVRKFRLSVKSEEAAIEDHMNLIATLLAPVFKQVCPRSYDNQTKYEHEASDCRLGLEPGKPFSGVTACLDFCAHSHRDLHNMQDGCTVHVALLKPGNRDTRLPDDEQFHVLPLYTMDGTDEFESVEGQRDKHRTGAVQMLDKFPCEVRVRSTPLIPCRRHGKKRKDGDDAVPPDGDQDAVGDANSQSSSSNGAQSQTQANNQQSSPPAMGTAHIKKENGSGGGGGVAANGASGKSKGKGKSNQSNNSSASTPGSAPPSTPSPRCQTPVTNNPSPAGSAFSTPPVHGSNANPQSNGGQAAGTGNQPGQLMSSNSSLMNMATMIDTFTDAQLQSNQISSTVLDSPYSYDYQTGSYIDSRNYYGQWPTPHAAMGMQAQVGGPGGGAAGGPGGAAVAGVPPLTPTTPTAQPQLGVPPATSVPGGTTTGAGATGALPATAPPSSTPTQLETSNGYGPGSYQTLVSNPASNLANPGGVNTEVQQQHQQTQQQQGALAGGSLPGGLPAVGGGGAPGDLKSRLISGEENPDSTTLVNHHHHHHNLAETKLTALTAMQPMTNLAPLTTSHHHPQEGFVKPKPPPSDYTAQYTAQYPNNYQMYPPPPPPPHSAYSAYDAYQNMNYNYGYHQAYSPYGMYPQQTPPPTPPPPSANWNMYGHHQTGSVNSGYGSANPAAGAGSLIATHGAVAPAGVGLQKPIVPMPGPLHQQQQVLQQQQVQQVQQVQQQQQEAPQTILPDLSNGQTTSDTVATPTPTGESSSNDAGSGNPAGNQTPTGGASAASTAPPAASPGSTNTSKIEPIGEVAEINENIEAFQDPQMGGVAIALNHGSVLIECAKHEMHATTAVRRPDRHHPTRMTLIFYQHRNLNRCRHGIDEWEEKMRVKKINTDLDNKAKEERERLIKKAAGEDLDDLDEDALMDDPPPVKKESSANGQQLKNGASGSKKKKSSDSKKSQNASEQSKNEKVALHAPTLTTTSWTTLFPMHPCVVSGKYPEGNSSPTSSTNNAPNGGGCPAQQQQQPPPPPGSGLIHTHPPPGTPTGTGAAPPPTPQQQQLPLPQQQQT